The proteins below are encoded in one region of Danio rerio strain Tuebingen ecotype United States chromosome 12, GRCz12tu, whole genome shotgun sequence:
- the si:ch73-127m5.2 gene encoding uncharacterized protein LOC561202: MDPSAGMHMSAVPQNTEVVHVSVANPIITMYQPQPQPQNIAQIITQHVLPQEVSCQAVPHTMQSHVHMPTHIQTQSHIQPAPHLQTPPQVHVEAQTHIPPQGHMLTQGPSEGQSAAPSQGGAVNSLQVPFAEVASLLDPNMKSSKARKYQIHYEEVKRRLEPPEKMSLRSLAAYTRVSRGPASKKTLLESLNVFGLSPSTNTAVSSSFSKLTEGDTAALCKDMKDFALQYVDYENMAKQLLPETNQVQHWSKIIETRNYLEEMRKIFNDPLNTRLFSNVTHGLGNGMMDVALDIIDSVIDRQIRILSGNTDPKPEPPARRIRKRNRKPKAATEDGKPKEKGKRGRKKGKQMRMDSVVPEVQQSTEMESSVLTLVSVGYETISSGLNTTNTGLA; encoded by the exons ATGGATCCGTCTGCAGGAATGCACATGTCTGCTGTTCCCCAGAACACCGAAGTTGTCCATGTCTCAGTCGCAAACCCTATTATAACCATGTACCAGCCCCAACCACAACCTCAAAACATCGCCCAAATCATCACACAGCATGTGCTGCCCCAAGAAGTCTCCTGTCAGGCTGTACCGCACACGATGCAGTCTCACGTCCACATGCCAACTCACATCCAGACTCAGTCGCACATCCAGCCTGCTCCGCATCTGCAGACTCCTCCGCAAGTCCATGTGGAAGCGCAGACTCATATTCCACCTCAAGGCCACATGTTAACACAAGGTCCATCAGAAGGCCAAAGCGCTGCACCGTCTCAAGGTGGTGCTGTGAACTCGCTGCAGGTCCCGTTTGCAGAGGTGGCTTCCCTGCTGGACCCGAACATGAAGAGCTCAAAGGCTCGCAAGTACCAGATCCATTACGAGGAGGTGAAGAGGAGACTAGAGCCTCCTGAGAAGATGTCTCTTCGATCTCTGGCTGCCTACACCAGAGTGAGTCGAGGCCCAGCTAGTAAGAAAACTCTCTTGGAGTCTCTAAATGTTTTTGGACTTTCACCAAGCACAAATACAGCAGTGTCCAGTTCTTTTTCCAAACTAACTGAAG GTGACACAGCGGCTCTTTGCAAGGACATGAAGGATTTTGCACTGCAGTATGTCGACTACGAGAATATGGCAAAACAGTTGCTACCTGAAACGAATCAGGTGCAGCACTGGTCAAAAATCATTGAAACAAG GAACTATCTTGAGGAGATGCGCAAGATTTTTAACGACCCTCTGAATACGCGCTTGTTCTCCAATGTTACGCATGGCCTTGGTAATGGGATGATGGATGTAGCTCTTGATATCATAGATAGCGTCATCGACCGACAAATACGAATCCTCTCGGGGAACACGGACCCCAAACCGGAACCTCCAGCGAGAAGGATCCGAAAACGCAACCGTAAGCCCAAAGCCGCCACAGAAGATGGCAAACCTAAAGAAAAGGGCAAACGGGGACGGAAGAAAGGAAAACAAATGAGGATGGATTCAGTTGTTCCTGAAGTTCAGCAGTCCACAGAGATGGAAAGCAGCGTTTTAACACTCGTCTCCGTAGGATATGAAACTATATCCAGTGGACTTAACACAACCAATACAGGTCTTGCGTAA